The Microbacterium limosum sequence GGCTCGGGGAGGAGTTCACCACCAACCTCGGCCTGAACTACGGCAGGGTCGTCGCGACCGGACTCGTCATCATCGCGGTGATCACCTCGGCCGTCATCGTCACGGCCGGCATGATCCCGTTCCTGGGGCTCGTCGTGCCCAACATCGTCAGCCTCGTGCGGGGCGACAACGTGCGCCGGTCGCTGCCGTGGGTCGCCCTGCTGGGCGCCGGCTTCATCCTGGTGTGCGACCTCATCGGCCGGCTCGTGCGCTTCCCCTACGAGATCCCGCTCGGCGTCGTCGTCCGAACGGTGGGTGCCGCGCTCTTCCTGTGGCTGCTGCTTCGGAGGGGATCCCGTGCGCACTGACCTCGCCCCCGCCCGCGCCGGCGCGCTCGCCGGCGAGCGGATGCCGCGGCGCCTGGCCGCCCGCGCCGGCGCGCTCTGGCGGCATCCGTGGGCACGCATCGCGCTCGCCGGGGCGATCGTCGTCGTGCTCGTCGGGCTGTACCTGTTCACCGACGTCCCCGGATCGCTCGACTACGCGCTGAAGATCCGCGGGCGCACGGTGCTCGCGATGCTCGTCGTCGCGGCCGCGATCGGCGCCTCGACCGTCGTGTTCCAGACGATCACCGACAACCGCATCCTCACGCCCGGGATCATGGGCTTCGACGCGCTCTACATCCTCATCCAGACGGTCGTCGTGTTCGTCTTCGGGTCGATGGCGCTCGCGACCGCAGACCCCGCGACGATGTGGATCGTCGAGATGGCCGTCATGACGGGCTTCGCGATGCTGCTGTTCCGATGGCTGTTCGGGGGGCGCCGGCGCGCGGGCGGCGCGGTGCGCAGCATCCACCTCATGCTGCTGGTGGGGATCGTGTTCGGGGTGTTCTTCCGCAGCCTCTCGCAATGGCTGCAGCGCATGATCGACCCCGCCGAGTTCGCCGTGCTGCAGGATGCGTTCTTCGCGAGCTTCTCCCGCCCCGACCCGCAGCTGCTGGTGTTCACCCTCGTGATCGTCGCGCTCGCGCTCGCCGCCCTCGTGCCGCTGCTGCACGTCCTCGACGTGCTCGCCCTGGGCGAGGCGACGGCGATCGGGCTCGGCGTGCGGCACCGGGCCGTGGTCACCGCGCTGTTCGGGCTCGTCGCGGTCATGGTCGCGGCATCCACCGCGCTCGTCGGCCCGATCATGTTCTTCGGCCTGATCGTCGCGAACCTCGCCTACGGTCTCGCCGGGTCGTTCCGGCACCGGCACGTGCTGCCCCTCGCGATCCTGCTCGGGCTCGTGTGCCTCGTCGGCGGGCAGCTCGTGCTCGAGCACCTCTTCGCGCTGCAGACCACGCTGAGCGTCATCATCGAGTTCGCCGGCGGCATCCTCTTCCTCTTCCTCGTCCTCCGAAAGGGAGCCCGATGATCGAGCTGACCTCCGTGACCAAGCGCTACGGCGCCACCGCCGTCGTCGACGAGGTGACGCTCGCACTCGGCGACGTCGGCGTCACGTCGATCATCGGGCCCAACGGCGCGGGCAAATCGACGCTCTTCGGGATCGTCGGGCGGCTGCTCGCCCCGGATGCCGGGCACGTCACGATCGACGGCCTGCCCGCGGCATCCGCCCCGCCCGGCGAGCTCGCCCGCCGGATCGCCCTGCTGCGGCAGGACAACCACCTGACCGCGCGGCTGAGCGTCGCCGACCTCGTGGAGTTCGGCCGCTACCCGCACTCGCGGGGGCGGCTCGGGCCCGCCGACCGCGACGCCGTGGAGCGCGCGATCGCGTACCTCGACCTCGATGCGCTGCGCGGCCGGTTCCTCGACGAGCTCTCGGGCGGCCAGCGCCAGCGGGCGTTCATCGCCATGGTGCTCGCGCAGGACACCCGCTACGTGCTGCTCGACGAGCCGCTCAACAACCTCGACCTCAAGCACGCCGTCGAGATCATGCGGCTGCTGCGGCGCATGGCCGACGACCTCGACAAGCGCGTCATCGTCGTGCTGCACGACATCAACTTCGCCGCGACGCACTCCGACCGCATCGTCGCGATGCGAAACGGGCGCGTCGTGGCGGATGCCGCGGCATCCGCCGTCATGACGCCCGAGCTGCTCTCGGACATCTACGACCTGCCGGTGGACGTGCGCGAGATCGACGGCCGTCCCGTCGCGCTGTACTACGCCTGAGCGCGGGGATCGTGCGACCCGGCTAGAGCTGGATGCCCTTGTCGTCGTCGTTGACGCCGACGTTGCGCCCGCGCCACGACTCGTAGGCGATCAGCCAGCCGAGTGAGACGACCACTCCGAGCGCGAGCCCGAGCACCCAGTTCTGCAGCAGCACCCCGACGACGAGGCCGGCGACGAGGAGGCCGGCCGTGCCCAGGAGCCAGGTGCGGCGGCCGCGGGGCCAGGGGGAGCGCTGCGTCATCCCGCCAGCCTACGTCCCCCCGCCCACCCCGCCCACGCCGCCCCCGCCCCCCGCCCCGCCGAAACACCACGTCTGCGCCGACGCGCCGTCCGACGGATGGGGTTTCGCCGCAGACGTGGTGTCTCGGCGTGGGACGAGGGCTTGTCCGCCGGCGTGCGGAGGGGTTGAGTGGGATGCGGAGAGTGATGCCATGACACGCCACCTTCTGCTGCTCTCGTGCGGACTCGGCGCTCTGCCCGACTTCGTGCACTCGCGCGTGCGCAAGCATCCCGGCGCCGTGCGCGTCGCCTACGTGCCGACGGCGGCGCGGGCGCTCGCCGATCCGAGCGCATCCGGGCACGGTACCGCCGTGACTTCCACCTCGAGATGCTCGCCGACGACCAGGCGATCATCGTCGAGGACGACGCCGCGGCCGTCGTGGAATCGGCCCTCGTGGACCTCGAATCGGTGAACGGGTGACGCCGGGTCCCCCACGACGGGCCGAGCCGGAGCTCCGCCTCCGGGTCAGCGCGAGCGGTGATCCTCCGGGTGCAGGCGGGGCCCCCGCCGCGGCTCGCGCACGCCCGAGGCGCCGATGAGGCGGATGACGCGCTGACGCTGCCCGGCCCACGGCGAGAGCAGCTCGAGCATCCCGGCGTCGTCCGTGCGGCGACCCGCCAGGGCGTATCCGACCTCGTGCGCGAGGTGGTAGTCGCCGACGCTCACGGCATCCGGGTCGCCCAGGGCCCGGATGCGCGTTTCGGCGGCCGTCCAGACGCCCACCCCGCGGACGCTCGTGAGCACCCGCTCCACCGCCTCCCCGTCGGAGCCCTCGCCCACCGCCCGCACGAGGGAGCGGCCCACGCGGGCCGCCTCGACGATCGTGCGCGCCTGCGGAGGCTCGAGCCCGGCGCGGTGGAACCCCCACGAGGGGATGCCGCGCCAGCCCTCGATCGGAGGCGGGGCGAACATCGGGATGGGCGTCGGCCCGGGGGCACGCTCTCCGAACCACGTGACGAGCCGGCGCCAGGCCGCGAACGCCTGCATGCCCGTGACCTTCTGCTCGATGATCGCGCACACGAGCGAGTCGAACAGGATGCCGGTGCGACCGAGCCGGAGTGCGGGGTTGCGCCGATGGGCCTCCGCGACGAGCGGGTGCGCGCCCGGGTCGAAGCGCTCGGGGCGGTCGTCGGCGCCGCACAGGGCGGGGAGCTGGCCGAGCGCCCACTCGGCGCCCGGCCCCCACGCCGCCGCACGCACGGCGCCGCCGCCCACCGGCCGCATCGCGAGGGTCGCGATCCCCTCGGGGGTGCGGCTGGCCCGCCAGATGACCGGACCGTCGGCGACCATCGTGGGGTCGTTGCGCCCCCGGCGCTGGAACAGCACCGCGCGGGCGATGTCGACCGGATGCCGCGGGCGGTACTCGCTCTCGCGCGCCGGCATGCGCGCGGACGCGGGAGCGGCATCCGCGGTCATCGTCATGCCGACACCCTACGTGGGGCCGGCGACAGGCGAGTCGGCCCGCGCGCGGACCGCCTCCGGGCCGGGCGCTCCGCGCGGGTGCGATGCCCGGCCGTCCGGCTTCGGGATCAGAAGCGGTCGGGCGAGGGCGTGCCGTGGCCGTAGCGGATGGAGACGTCGGCGTGACGATCGAAGCGGTAGCCGACGCCGCGCACCGTGCGCACGATGTCCTCGTAGCGGCCGAGCTTGGCGCGCAGGCGCCGCACGTGCACGTCGATCGTGCGCTCGCCGGGAGCCTCCTCGTCGGCGCCCGCCGCCCACAGCGACGACACCAGCTCGGTGCGCTCGATCGTGCGACCCTCGCGCAGCACCAGGTACTGCAGCAGCTCGAACTCCTTGTAGGTGAACGCGGCGGACTCGCCGTCGAGGAGGACCTTCTTGCGCGAGATGTCGACGACCACGCCCACGGGGGCGCGGCTGGCGTCGTCGGCGTCGGACTTGTGGCGGGCGACGGCGCTCGGCTCGTGCAGGGCGAGACGCACGACATCCACGTCGCGACCGCCGGCGCCGATCGGGGCGAGGGCGACCGTCGCGTAGGTCTCGGCGCCGGGAGCGAGGTCGGCGAGGGTGCGGCGCAGCGCGTCGACGAGGGCGCCGAGGCTGACGCCGGCCGCCTGGGCCTTCGCCTCGTCGAGGCCGACGTAGAGCGCGAAGCCGCGCGGCGAGGTGCCGGCGGGGACGGCACGCGCGGGGGCGGCGTCCGCCGCCGCTGCTGCGGGCGGATCGGGGATCGCGGCGCCGGCGGCGGCGGGCGAGGCGGGTCCGGCGACCGGGGGGACGGCGCGGAGGGCGGGGCGGGAGACGGGGCGCTCGAGAAGGGCGGAGTTCGACATGATGGCGGTGTCCTCGGAAGGAAGGGAACCCATGGGGTTCGGGGGTGCTGCGATGTGCCGGTGTGCGGCCGGGGACGAGGCATCGTGCTCTGCGCCGTGCGGCGACGGGAGCGATGCTCGGGGGCTCATGCGGGCTCGCTCAGATGCGGGCGGTGAGCCGGACGGGGGTCACGTAGCGTCAGCGACACATTCGACAACACAGGACAACACGGCCGGCCATCATGGAGCCGGCACTCCCGTTCGCCTCCCAGGCGGACAGAGGGCGTGCGTTGTCGGTCATGGGGCCGATTATGACCGAATGCGTCCGAATGTGTCAAACCGCACGGATGCCGCGGCATCCGTGGGCGGTGAACGAACAGATTGCTCAGGCGGCGCCGAATCGCTCCGCCAGCCACGCGACCTGCCGCAGCCACTGGTGATGCCCGCCGCCCTCGTGGCCGTTGTACTGGTAGACCTCGATGCTCTTGTCGGCGGAGCGCAGCGCGTTGTACGCCGCGAAGACGCTGCCGGGCAGCACGATCTCGTCCATCAGCGCCACGGAGAACAGGGCGGGGGCGGTGACGCGCCGCGCGAGGATCGCGCCGTCGAAGTGCGACAGCGTGCGCAGCACCTGGTCGGAGGCGTCGCGATGGATCGACAGGTACCGCGTGATCTCGGTGAACGGCGCCCCGGGTGTCTTGACGATGGAGCGGGGGAAGTCGCAGAGGAACGGCACATCGGGCATGACGGCGGAGACGAGGGGCGACAGCGCGGCCGCGGCGATCGCGGTGCCGCCGCCCTGGCTGCCGCCGGTGACGGCGATGCGCTCGCGGTCGACGCCCTCCAGCCCCGCGGCGGTCTCGACGAGCCGCACCGCGTCGGTGAACATGCGCCGGTAGTAGTACTGCGCCGGATCGAGGATGCCGCGCGTCATCACGCCGGGCACGGCGCCGTCGCTGCCGTGCGGATCCGGGGTGTGGCCGCCCGAGCCCCACGTACTGCCCTGGCCGCGGGTGTCCATCAGGATGTGGACGTAGCCGGAGGCCGCCCACTTCAGGTGCTCGCCGGGGAGCCCCCGCCCGCCCCCGTAGCCGACGTACTCGATCACGGCGGGGCGCGGCTCGCCCGTGCGAGGGCGGGAGATCCACGCGCGGATCGGATCGCCCGCGAACCCCGAGAACTCCAGGTCCTCGATGACGATCTCGAAGATCGGGCTCGAGGCCGGCGCGATGACGGGTGCGAATGCCGCGGCGCGCGCCTGCTCGAGCGTCTCGCTCCAGAAGGCATCCAGGCCCTCGGGCTCGACGAGCGCGGGGGAGTACGCCCGCAGCTCCTCCAGGGGCAGGTCGGTGAACATGAGCGCCATCGGGTCCTCTGTCCGTTCAGGGTGTGCCCCCACCCTAGGGGAGCCCGGCGAGCCCCCGCCTGATAAGTTGTGTTCGTATGCAAATTCGGGCGGTGGGCGCGAGCGGGCAGACTGGGGTGACCGCGACGACGCCCGGCGGGCGCGCCCAGGCTCGCGGCCGACCGGACGAGGGTGACGGAGAGAGCATGGCGAACCAGGGCAACGGCGACTACCGCGACGCGGGTCTCGTCTTCCCCGACGCGTTCACGTTCGGGTCGGCGACGGCGTCGTACCAGGTGGAGGGCGCGTTCGACGAGGACGGCCGCGGGCCCTCGATCTGGGACACCTTCAGCAAGACCCCGGGTAAGGTGTGGAACGGCGACACCGGGGACGTCGCCTGCGATCACTACCACCGCACGGGCGAAGACCTCGACCTCATGAGGGACCTGGGCCTCGGCGCTTACCGGTTCTCGATCGCCTGGCCGCGCATCCAGCCCACCGGCACGGGCGAGGTCAACCGGGCGGGCGTCGACTTCTACTCGCGCCTCGTCGACGGGCTGCTGGAGCGCGGCATCCGCCCCGTCGCGACGCTCTACCACTGGGACCTGCCGCAGCCGCTCGAGGATGCCGGGGGCTGGGCCGCGCGCGCGACCACCGACGCGTTCGAGCGCTACGCCGAGATCATGGGGGCTGCGCTCGGCGACCGCGTGCACACCTGGACGACGCTCAACGAGCCGTGGTGCTCCGCCTACCTCGGCTACAGCCAGGGCGGCCACGCGCCGGGCCGTCACGAGCCGGCCGCGGCGCTCGCGGCGGTGCACCACCTCAACCTCGGCCACGGCCGCGCCGTGCAGGCGCTGCGGGCCACGTCGACGGGCGACCCCGACTACTCCGTGACCCTCAACTTCCACGTGCTCCGCGGGCAGGGCGACGGGGCCGCCGAGGCGATGCGCCGCGTCGACGCGCTCGCGAACCGCGCCTTCACGGGACCCATGCTGCGCGGGGAATACCCCGCCGACCTGCTCGAGGACACGGCATCCGTCACCGACTGGTCGTTCGTGCGGGAGGGCGACCTGCAGACGATCCACCAGCCGATCGACGTGCTGGGCGTCAACTACTACTCCACGGCGACCGTGCGCCTGTGGGACGGCGTCTCGCCCAAGCAGACCCACGACGGCCACAAGGGAGCGGAGGGCGGCACCGCGTGGCCCGGCAGCAGCGAGATCGTCGAGTTCGTCGAGCAGCCCGGCCCGTACACGGCGATGGGCTGGAACATCGCTCCGGAGGCGCTCGAGGAGCTGCTGCTGTCGCTGCGCGACCAGTTCCCCGACCAGCCGCTCATGGTGACCGAGAACGGGGCCGCCTTCGACGACGTCGTCGCCGAGGACGGGTCGGTGCCCGACACCGAGCGCCTCGACTACCTGCGCCGGCATCTCACCGCCGCGCACCGGGCGATGCAGGCCGGGGTCGACTTGCGCGGATACTTCGTGTGGTCGCTGCTGGACAACTTCGAGTGGGGATACGGCTACGCCAAGCGGTTCGGCATCGTGCGGGTCGACTTCGACTCGCTCGAGCGCACCGTCAAGGACTCCGGCCTCTGGTACCGCGACCTCGCGACAACCCGGGTGCTGCCGGAG is a genomic window containing:
- a CDS encoding iron chelate uptake ABC transporter family permease subunit, which gives rise to MRTDLAPARAGALAGERMPRRLAARAGALWRHPWARIALAGAIVVVLVGLYLFTDVPGSLDYALKIRGRTVLAMLVVAAAIGASTVVFQTITDNRILTPGIMGFDALYILIQTVVVFVFGSMALATADPATMWIVEMAVMTGFAMLLFRWLFGGRRRAGGAVRSIHLMLLVGIVFGVFFRSLSQWLQRMIDPAEFAVLQDAFFASFSRPDPQLLVFTLVIVALALAALVPLLHVLDVLALGEATAIGLGVRHRAVVTALFGLVAVMVAASTALVGPIMFFGLIVANLAYGLAGSFRHRHVLPLAILLGLVCLVGGQLVLEHLFALQTTLSVIIEFAGGILFLFLVLRKGAR
- a CDS encoding ABC transporter ATP-binding protein — protein: MIELTSVTKRYGATAVVDEVTLALGDVGVTSIIGPNGAGKSTLFGIVGRLLAPDAGHVTIDGLPAASAPPGELARRIALLRQDNHLTARLSVADLVEFGRYPHSRGRLGPADRDAVERAIAYLDLDALRGRFLDELSGGQRQRAFIAMVLAQDTRYVLLDEPLNNLDLKHAVEIMRLLRRMADDLDKRVIVVLHDINFAATHSDRIVAMRNGRVVADAAASAVMTPELLSDIYDLPVDVREIDGRPVALYYA
- a CDS encoding DNA-3-methyladenine glycosylase family protein produces the protein MTADAAPASARMPARESEYRPRHPVDIARAVLFQRRGRNDPTMVADGPVIWRASRTPEGIATLAMRPVGGGAVRAAAWGPGAEWALGQLPALCGADDRPERFDPGAHPLVAEAHRRNPALRLGRTGILFDSLVCAIIEQKVTGMQAFAAWRRLVTWFGERAPGPTPIPMFAPPPIEGWRGIPSWGFHRAGLEPPQARTIVEAARVGRSLVRAVGEGSDGEAVERVLTSVRGVGVWTAAETRIRALGDPDAVSVGDYHLAHEVGYALAGRRTDDAGMLELLSPWAGQRQRVIRLIGASGVREPRRGPRLHPEDHRSR
- a CDS encoding winged helix-turn-helix domain-containing protein; its protein translation is MSNSALLERPVSRPALRAVPPVAGPASPAAAGAAIPDPPAAAAADAAPARAVPAGTSPRGFALYVGLDEAKAQAAGVSLGALVDALRRTLADLAPGAETYATVALAPIGAGGRDVDVVRLALHEPSAVARHKSDADDASRAPVGVVVDISRKKVLLDGESAAFTYKEFELLQYLVLREGRTIERTELVSSLWAAGADEEAPGERTIDVHVRRLRAKLGRYEDIVRTVRGVGYRFDRHADVSIRYGHGTPSPDRF
- a CDS encoding acetylxylan esterase; translated protein: MALMFTDLPLEELRAYSPALVEPEGLDAFWSETLEQARAAAFAPVIAPASSPIFEIVIEDLEFSGFAGDPIRAWISRPRTGEPRPAVIEYVGYGGGRGLPGEHLKWAASGYVHILMDTRGQGSTWGSGGHTPDPHGSDGAVPGVMTRGILDPAQYYYRRMFTDAVRLVETAAGLEGVDRERIAVTGGSQGGGTAIAAAALSPLVSAVMPDVPFLCDFPRSIVKTPGAPFTEITRYLSIHRDASDQVLRTLSHFDGAILARRVTAPALFSVALMDEIVLPGSVFAAYNALRSADKSIEVYQYNGHEGGGHHQWLRQVAWLAERFGAA
- a CDS encoding GH1 family beta-glucosidase; amino-acid sequence: MANQGNGDYRDAGLVFPDAFTFGSATASYQVEGAFDEDGRGPSIWDTFSKTPGKVWNGDTGDVACDHYHRTGEDLDLMRDLGLGAYRFSIAWPRIQPTGTGEVNRAGVDFYSRLVDGLLERGIRPVATLYHWDLPQPLEDAGGWAARATTDAFERYAEIMGAALGDRVHTWTTLNEPWCSAYLGYSQGGHAPGRHEPAAALAAVHHLNLGHGRAVQALRATSTGDPDYSVTLNFHVLRGQGDGAAEAMRRVDALANRAFTGPMLRGEYPADLLEDTASVTDWSFVREGDLQTIHQPIDVLGVNYYSTATVRLWDGVSPKQTHDGHKGAEGGTAWPGSSEIVEFVEQPGPYTAMGWNIAPEALEELLLSLRDQFPDQPLMVTENGAAFDDVVAEDGSVPDTERLDYLRRHLTAAHRAMQAGVDLRGYFVWSLLDNFEWGYGYAKRFGIVRVDFDSLERTVKDSGLWYRDLATTRVLPE